One window from the genome of Pseudoalteromonas sp. '520P1 No. 423' encodes:
- a CDS encoding RNA polymerase sigma factor codes for MNKDKLLEAFWPRLSRIASTYEAIPQLQQELVQEMAMAIWQSLNSFRGDSSVETFMYKISHNVGVGHIKKQVKQVKTTSEDYDIPVASSLEKGLANDQQLDRLMSAIWQLPLIQRQIITLYLDGVKQQDIAEIVGMSENNIAVKITRTKKSLAQLMSND; via the coding sequence ATGAATAAAGATAAATTGCTTGAGGCGTTTTGGCCGCGCCTTTCCAGAATAGCTTCAACTTATGAAGCTATTCCTCAATTACAGCAAGAGCTTGTGCAAGAAATGGCTATGGCAATATGGCAGTCGTTGAATAGTTTCCGTGGTGACAGTTCAGTAGAAACATTCATGTATAAAATTTCGCATAATGTTGGCGTGGGTCATATAAAAAAGCAGGTAAAACAGGTGAAAACAACGAGTGAAGATTATGACATTCCAGTTGCTTCATCTTTAGAAAAAGGGCTCGCTAATGATCAGCAGTTAGACCGTTTGATGAGCGCCATTTGGCAGTTACCTTTAATCCAGCGACAAATAATTACGCTATATCTAGACGGTGTTAAACAGCAAGACATCGCGGAGATCGTCGGGATGAGTGAAAACAATATAGCGGTCAAAATCACCAGAACAAAAAAATCTTTAGCGCAATTAATGTCTAATGATTAG
- a CDS encoding PepSY domain-containing protein — protein sequence MKSETLKSAINAHGWVGLVISLPLFIVFWAGAISFFQPELDQWATLPYYNIDTEAKQDGSSVNYNDLVEEQIKVHGILPGERITLRFPNDKMPYLKMYFQVPVQSEKQPEKETITAPPVDANKVKKKFISLLIDPYSGSVFTEHSPFDFAHFLYELHYSLQLPQGLYIVGIITLFFFVITITGVVIQLKKIIKNFFLYRKDQTIRAQMTDMHNVVGVISLPYAIMYALSGVILNLLILVQIPSVLVLYKGDLNGVTQDAGFYTHNSEASGESIKMPNLKTFAARLSQEHQADITQLNIYAYGDKNAVLQFRGLYNSGFNKQFSRFYEVSTNNFPQNMNLPEDNTFAVGLQMLYSMHFANFAGTDMRLIYFVLAIAFCGMIIAGNVLWVVKRQKKNEYPKTLAFTRGATLGGCIGVITATALCFFLERSLPEALSEREHVIEYVFGLSLLLITIAGFFVNKLRPFIGYNLIVSGALLAVTVAFEWSVLGQEMVLMIENGYWMIGCVSAGFAFIALLLLSVGIKTLRYVKHEELTTIEEIDEAPA from the coding sequence ATGAAGTCTGAAACATTAAAGAGCGCAATAAATGCCCATGGTTGGGTAGGTTTAGTCATTTCTCTACCATTATTTATTGTCTTTTGGGCTGGCGCTATTTCGTTTTTTCAACCTGAGTTAGATCAATGGGCTACATTGCCTTATTACAATATTGATACCGAAGCAAAACAAGATGGTAGTTCTGTTAACTACAATGACTTGGTTGAAGAGCAAATAAAAGTTCATGGCATTTTACCAGGTGAGCGAATTACTCTGCGCTTTCCTAATGACAAAATGCCTTATCTGAAGATGTACTTTCAAGTCCCCGTACAATCTGAAAAGCAGCCTGAAAAAGAAACTATAACAGCCCCGCCTGTTGATGCTAATAAAGTAAAAAAGAAATTTATTAGTCTGTTGATTGACCCATATAGTGGCTCAGTATTTACTGAGCATAGCCCATTTGATTTCGCTCATTTTTTGTATGAGTTGCATTACAGCCTGCAACTACCGCAGGGCTTGTACATCGTCGGTATCATTACCTTATTTTTCTTTGTGATTACGATTACTGGAGTGGTTATACAGCTTAAGAAAATTATCAAAAATTTCTTCCTATATCGTAAAGATCAAACAATACGCGCTCAAATGACTGATATGCATAACGTGGTCGGCGTAATAAGCCTGCCTTATGCGATCATGTATGCACTTTCAGGTGTGATATTAAACTTACTGATTTTGGTTCAAATACCCAGTGTATTAGTACTTTATAAAGGTGATTTAAATGGTGTTACGCAAGACGCTGGCTTTTATACCCATAACAGTGAAGCTAGTGGTGAATCAATAAAAATGCCTAATCTGAAAACCTTTGCTGCAAGACTTTCACAAGAACATCAAGCTGATATCACCCAACTTAATATCTACGCCTATGGCGACAAAAATGCAGTGTTGCAGTTTAGGGGATTATATAACTCAGGCTTTAATAAACAGTTTTCGCGCTTCTATGAAGTGTCGACAAATAACTTTCCACAAAATATGAATTTACCAGAAGATAATACCTTCGCCGTAGGCTTACAAATGTTGTACTCAATGCATTTTGCCAACTTTGCGGGAACAGATATGCGTTTGATTTACTTTGTTTTAGCAATCGCATTTTGCGGCATGATCATCGCAGGTAATGTCCTATGGGTGGTTAAGCGCCAAAAGAAAAATGAATACCCCAAAACGCTTGCCTTCACTCGTGGTGCAACACTAGGCGGATGTATTGGTGTAATAACCGCTACGGCTCTTTGCTTTTTCCTAGAAAGAAGCTTACCTGAAGCATTAAGCGAAAGAGAGCATGTCATTGAATATGTTTTTGGCCTTTCGCTCTTACTGATTACTATTGCAGGCTTCTTTGTTAATAAATTACGCCCTTTCATTGGCTATAACTTGATAGTTAGTGGTGCTTTGCTCGCTGTTACAGTCGCTTTTGAATGGTCAGTACTTGGTCAAGAAATGGTGTTAATGATAGAAAATGGCTATTGGATGATTGGTTGTGTCAGTGCGGGGTTTGCTTTTATTGCTTTACTGCTTTTGTCGGTAGGTATTAAAACACTGAGATATGTCAAACATGAAGAACTCACGACAATTGAAGAAATTGATGAGGCGCCTGCCTAA
- a CDS encoding amidohydrolase family protein, translating to MNIFKIITTAICLCSSYTAFANQTPNNPVKSFSNANIVDVNKGVILENNFLVLNGDTIEYVGRELPKQYSQLDTIDAQGQYVLPGLIDTHAHISLGEVTFKKTRGKLAINANSSDAISEWNARELLRWGVTFIRNPGGSSEHNLRYKSNLATGNLIGPEAIIAGEIINQGAFEGLTVDINKNMSLQTAIEQQKAAGIDIIKLYAGLTDQQIRDAINIGHTLDMQVIGHLEEVSWTDAANWQIDGIVHAMPVSSKLLSNEAKEEYQKNSRPGPFAHFEWYEHADLNSKPMLELYQALRENKVHIDPTLIAFKNSFYGDSQQVIAHPNLEYVHPELLNNWQSFFTFNIGWKEQDFSRAKKVWPKVLRFVNRLHKEGVPLTIGTDLGNPWVIPGFSVHQEMQIFADAGIPNSDILKMATINAAKQLNISDQHGSIEQGKVANVIFLKNNPLENIANTKTITQVFLAGNLIDAKLSQPEYVLTSKEQAND from the coding sequence ATGAACATCTTTAAAATTATTACGACTGCAATATGTCTATGTTCTTCATACACAGCATTTGCCAATCAAACACCGAATAACCCTGTTAAATCTTTTAGTAATGCCAATATCGTTGATGTGAACAAAGGCGTAATTCTCGAAAACAATTTTTTAGTGCTCAATGGTGACACTATTGAGTATGTTGGCCGAGAGTTGCCAAAGCAATATTCACAACTTGATACTATTGATGCTCAGGGGCAGTACGTTCTTCCTGGTCTTATTGATACTCACGCTCATATCTCACTAGGCGAAGTGACCTTTAAAAAAACACGTGGAAAGCTAGCCATTAATGCAAATAGTAGTGATGCAATATCTGAATGGAATGCGAGGGAGTTACTGCGTTGGGGGGTTACCTTCATTAGAAACCCAGGTGGTAGTAGTGAACATAACCTTCGATACAAAAGCAACTTAGCGACTGGAAACCTTATTGGTCCAGAGGCGATAATTGCTGGTGAAATTATTAATCAAGGAGCCTTTGAAGGTTTAACCGTTGATATCAATAAAAATATGTCACTGCAAACAGCAATTGAGCAACAAAAGGCTGCGGGTATAGATATTATTAAGCTTTACGCTGGCTTAACTGACCAACAAATTCGGGATGCTATAAACATTGGCCATACACTCGACATGCAAGTTATTGGTCACCTAGAAGAAGTGAGCTGGACAGACGCTGCAAACTGGCAAATAGACGGGATAGTTCATGCTATGCCGGTTTCATCTAAATTACTCAGTAATGAAGCAAAAGAGGAATATCAGAAAAACAGTCGCCCTGGTCCTTTCGCTCATTTTGAGTGGTATGAACATGCTGATTTAAACTCAAAACCTATGCTTGAACTTTATCAAGCTTTACGTGAGAACAAGGTTCATATTGATCCGACATTAATCGCGTTTAAAAATAGTTTTTACGGTGATAGCCAACAAGTTATCGCACACCCAAACCTTGAATACGTTCACCCAGAGTTACTCAATAATTGGCAATCATTTTTCACATTTAACATAGGTTGGAAAGAGCAAGATTTCAGCCGCGCTAAAAAAGTGTGGCCAAAAGTACTGCGTTTTGTAAATCGTTTACACAAAGAAGGAGTACCGCTTACCATTGGTACAGACTTAGGTAACCCTTGGGTGATCCCAGGCTTTAGTGTGCATCAGGAAATGCAAATATTTGCAGATGCTGGCATTCCAAATAGTGACATCTTAAAAATGGCAACTATCAATGCTGCTAAACAACTAAATATCTCTGATCAACACGGCTCTATCGAGCAAGGCAAAGTCGCTAATGTTATATTCCTTAAAAATAATCCGTTGGAAAATATTGCTAATACAAAAACAATTACTCAAGTGTTTCTCGCAGGCAACTTGATTGATGCAAAATTAAGTCAACCTGAATATGTATTAACAAGCAAGGAGCAAGCGAATGATTAA
- a CDS encoding TonB-dependent receptor — MKIFAKSGLAIAVSLACFSASAEQMSTEKKEQKGIERIVVTGQKIANTLQETKESVVVFTEASLEERNLADLTDVFLQTPGVSGNKFGFRIRGVRNSDSASLPNRGDLASTVIDGVTLSGWVKSEAAGQLWDVNQVEVLRGPQSTNLGRNALAGAVVVNTVDPTFENEGKVRLGFGEYGRQEIKGVANFNLVDDVSAIRFAVEQNESDGYVTNITRDEDDYAHANNNVYRVKWLYQPSDNFKSVFSYQRIESEYGRAVTYLVDGYDKEDRVTPADADSTFNTDADLFSLNIDYDINDNWYLKSISAYQKGERVRFNDADNTATPVESGGGLINRQSEDNNWSQEFRFNYESEGIRGSSGVYFSGIEAKRSQTNTINYNLPVLFDEFMPGLGAVLTTNAVLPIALYEPFFPTINSGKTNVDTSTWAIFSEWEFDLNENWIVNAGLRYDNEKQEYLTASITDSTYALPQMGGTFGGVDLGGVTIDQVIFLINSQLTGLVTEVPETAKTEDFSNLLPHAGITYKWNDDVSTSFFVKKSYRSGGSELTLLNGINNFDAEELWNYEASLRAVILDGKGVFNANVYYSNWTDQQVAITEPGTTNDAFTMTVNAGESNLSGAEVSFSYEISNNFDLYTGLAISHTEYDNFVSPDGSEDYSGNDFSFAPKETGVIGLRYADDNGFFGNVNVSYTGDSYSNVDNTRELDSYTLVNFNGGYEFDKVKLEVYVRNLTDELYATNNNITSSDGTPGVILGAPREAGAKITYSF; from the coding sequence ATGAAAATTTTTGCTAAAAGTGGCTTGGCAATTGCTGTAAGCCTTGCATGTTTTTCTGCTTCGGCAGAACAAATGAGTACAGAAAAAAAAGAACAAAAAGGTATAGAGCGAATTGTCGTAACTGGGCAAAAAATAGCTAACACACTACAAGAAACTAAAGAAAGTGTGGTTGTTTTCACTGAAGCATCTCTAGAAGAGCGTAACTTGGCTGATTTGACCGATGTTTTCTTACAGACTCCGGGTGTTAGTGGCAACAAGTTTGGTTTTCGTATTCGAGGCGTCAGAAATAGCGATAGTGCTTCTCTGCCAAACCGTGGCGACTTAGCATCAACGGTGATTGATGGAGTAACGCTTTCAGGTTGGGTAAAAAGTGAAGCGGCGGGTCAGCTTTGGGATGTTAATCAAGTAGAAGTACTTCGTGGTCCTCAGTCAACTAATCTTGGTCGTAATGCCTTAGCTGGAGCTGTTGTGGTTAATACAGTAGATCCTACATTTGAAAATGAAGGAAAGGTTCGTTTAGGCTTTGGTGAATATGGTCGACAAGAAATTAAAGGTGTTGCTAACTTCAATTTAGTTGACGATGTTTCTGCTATTCGTTTTGCGGTAGAGCAAAATGAATCTGACGGTTATGTGACTAATATTACCCGTGATGAAGACGATTACGCTCACGCAAATAATAATGTATATCGTGTGAAGTGGTTATATCAACCGAGCGACAATTTTAAATCTGTATTCTCTTATCAACGTATTGAAAGTGAATATGGTCGGGCTGTTACCTATCTTGTTGATGGATATGATAAAGAAGATCGTGTCACGCCTGCAGACGCTGATTCCACTTTCAATACAGACGCAGATTTATTCTCACTCAATATTGACTATGATATTAATGATAATTGGTACTTGAAAAGTATTTCTGCCTATCAGAAAGGCGAGCGCGTGCGTTTTAACGACGCGGATAATACGGCAACGCCTGTAGAAAGCGGTGGCGGTTTGATTAATCGCCAGAGTGAAGACAATAACTGGTCGCAAGAGTTTCGCTTTAATTACGAAAGTGAGGGTATTCGAGGTAGTTCAGGTGTGTATTTTTCGGGTATTGAAGCCAAGCGTAGTCAAACAAATACGATTAATTATAATTTGCCCGTTTTATTTGATGAATTTATGCCAGGGTTAGGTGCAGTCCTAACAACAAATGCTGTATTGCCTATTGCCCTTTATGAGCCATTTTTCCCGACCATTAACTCAGGAAAAACTAATGTAGACACATCGACTTGGGCAATCTTTTCTGAATGGGAATTCGATTTAAATGAAAATTGGATAGTAAATGCAGGTCTTCGTTACGATAATGAAAAACAAGAATATTTAACTGCTTCAATCACTGATAGTACTTATGCTTTGCCACAAATGGGCGGGACATTTGGCGGTGTTGATTTAGGTGGCGTTACCATTGATCAAGTTATCTTTTTAATTAACTCTCAGTTAACTGGGTTAGTGACGGAAGTACCAGAAACAGCTAAAACAGAAGATTTTAGTAATTTACTTCCTCATGCTGGCATAACGTATAAATGGAATGATGATGTATCAACCAGCTTTTTTGTTAAGAAAAGTTATCGTTCTGGCGGCTCAGAGCTTACACTATTAAATGGTATCAATAACTTTGATGCAGAAGAACTGTGGAACTATGAAGCATCACTTCGCGCAGTTATTTTAGATGGTAAAGGCGTGTTTAATGCTAATGTTTACTATAGCAACTGGACGGATCAACAAGTTGCTATCACGGAGCCTGGTACGACTAATGACGCATTTACAATGACAGTTAATGCGGGTGAATCTAATTTATCAGGAGCTGAAGTTAGCTTTTCTTACGAAATAAGCAATAACTTTGATTTATATACCGGCTTGGCTATTTCACATACAGAGTATGATAACTTTGTATCTCCCGATGGCTCAGAAGATTATAGTGGCAATGATTTTAGCTTTGCACCTAAAGAAACAGGTGTTATTGGACTACGCTATGCAGATGATAATGGCTTTTTTGGCAATGTTAATGTTAGCTACACGGGTGATTCATACTCTAACGTAGATAATACTCGTGAATTGGATAGTTATACCTTGGTGAATTTCAATGGTGGGTATGAATTCGATAAAGTGAAATTAGAAGTTTATGTTCGAAACCTTACTGATGAGTTATACGCTACAAACAATAATATTACATCATCAGATGGTACGCCGGGTGTAATACTTGGTGCGCCAAGAGAGGCCGGAGCTAAAATTACATATTCATTCTAA